The following coding sequences lie in one Streptomyces albofaciens JCM 4342 genomic window:
- the vanX gene encoding D-Ala-D-Ala dipeptidase VanX: MNDDFVYLDELVPGIRWDAKYATRDNFTGKPVDGYLANRIVGTRALCTALGRAQEEAASLGFGLLVWDGYRPQRAVDCFLRWSAQPEDGRTKQRHYPNIERAELVDKGYVAAKSGHSRGSTVDLTLYSLATGQIARMGGGHDLMDPVSHHGAKGLAPTEAENREHLCSIMENCGFARYACEWWHYTLESEPYPDVYFDFPVT; the protein is encoded by the coding sequence ATGAACGACGACTTCGTGTACCTGGACGAGCTGGTGCCCGGCATCCGCTGGGATGCCAAGTACGCCACCCGGGACAACTTCACCGGGAAGCCGGTGGACGGATACCTGGCCAACCGGATAGTCGGCACCAGAGCACTGTGCACCGCCCTTGGGCGAGCACAAGAAGAGGCCGCGTCCCTCGGCTTCGGCTTGCTCGTCTGGGACGGGTACCGTCCGCAACGCGCCGTCGACTGCTTTCTGCGCTGGTCGGCACAGCCGGAGGACGGCCGGACAAAGCAGCGCCACTACCCCAATATCGAAAGAGCCGAGCTTGTCGACAAGGGATACGTGGCCGCCAAGTCGGGCCACAGTCGTGGCAGTACCGTCGACCTGACGCTCTACAGCCTCGCCACCGGACAGATTGCCCGCATGGGCGGCGGCCACGATCTCATGGATCCGGTCTCACATCACGGAGCAAAAGGACTGGCGCCCACCGAAGCGGAAAACCGCGAGCACCTCTGCTCCATCATGGAGAACTGCGGGTTCGCTCGCTACGCCTGCGAGTGGTGGCACTACACGCTGGAAAGCGAGCCTTATCCGGAT
- the vanA gene encoding D-alanine--(R)-lactate ligase, with the protein MNRARIGIIFGGSSEEHSVSVKSAQEVAKNLDTDSYEPYWIGITRSGAWKLCDFPGTGWENGGARPVVLSPDRSVHGLLVLEQGRCEVIRLDLVLPVLHGTLGEDGAVQGLLELSGIPYAGCDVQSSAICMDKSLTYTVARSAGIATPDFRVVTGNGKVDAGRLPYPVFVKPARSGSSFGVSKVTGEEDLPSALDAARQYDSKILIEEAVAGSEVGCAILGDPCAPITGEVDRVALSHGFFRIHQENSPETGSENSTFIVPADISEASRRLVQESARTIYRALGCRGLARVDMFLKEDGQVVLNEVNTLPGMTSYSRYPRMMAAAGLPLSDVIDRLVSMTLHRKKR; encoded by the coding sequence ATGAACAGGGCGAGGATCGGCATCATCTTCGGAGGCTCTTCCGAAGAACACTCCGTCTCCGTCAAGTCCGCCCAAGAGGTCGCGAAGAACCTCGACACCGATAGCTACGAGCCGTACTGGATCGGCATCACGCGGTCCGGCGCCTGGAAGCTCTGCGACTTCCCCGGCACCGGCTGGGAGAACGGCGGCGCCCGTCCCGTCGTGCTGTCACCCGACCGAAGCGTCCACGGCCTGCTCGTCCTGGAACAGGGACGATGCGAAGTGATCCGCCTGGACCTCGTACTACCCGTTCTGCACGGCACACTCGGCGAAGACGGTGCGGTCCAGGGCCTGCTGGAGCTCTCCGGCATCCCCTATGCCGGCTGCGACGTCCAGAGCTCTGCCATCTGCATGGACAAATCCCTGACCTACACCGTCGCCAGGAGCGCGGGAATCGCCACGCCTGATTTCCGGGTGGTCACGGGGAACGGGAAGGTCGACGCCGGCCGGCTTCCTTATCCGGTCTTCGTGAAGCCGGCCCGTTCGGGCTCGTCCTTCGGCGTGAGCAAAGTCACCGGGGAAGAGGACCTGCCGAGCGCACTGGACGCGGCACGACAGTACGACTCGAAGATCCTGATCGAAGAGGCCGTGGCCGGGAGCGAGGTCGGCTGCGCGATCCTGGGGGATCCCTGCGCCCCGATCACGGGCGAGGTGGACCGCGTAGCCCTCTCACACGGATTCTTCAGGATCCACCAGGAGAACTCACCCGAGACCGGCTCGGAGAACTCGACGTTCATCGTTCCCGCCGACATCTCCGAAGCATCGCGCCGGCTCGTCCAAGAGAGCGCCAGGACCATCTACCGCGCCCTGGGCTGCCGGGGGCTTGCCCGCGTGGACATGTTCCTCAAGGAGGACGGCCAGGTGGTGCTCAACGAAGTCAACACCCTGCCCGGCATGACCTCCTACAGCCGCTATCCCCGGATGATGGCCGCCGCAGGACTGCCGCTCTCCGACGTGATCGACCGGCTCGTGTCGATGACACTGCACCGGAAAAAGCGATGA
- a CDS encoding D-isomer specific 2-hydroxyacid dehydrogenase family protein, with amino-acid sequence MSSSGPTRAAACRTRTPSPSSPAVPATGITAYGCEQDEALLFREMAHRFGVVPTITEEAVSEANIGLAAGNRCISVSHKTHVTRDTLIALSRAGVEYLSTRSIGCDHIDVSYAESVGISVGNVTYSPDSVADYTLMLMLMTVRHAKATLRRADAHDYRLSETRGKELRDLTVGVVGTGRIGTAVIDRLRGFGCRVLAYDKRPRTSADHVPIDALLRHSDLVTLHTPLTAETRHLLDRRRIGQMKHGAFLVNTGRGPLIDTEALLPALESGRLGGAALDVLDGEERIFYTDCRDKPIENRSLLRLQELPNVFISPHTAYYTDHALRDTIRNSLINCLDFESGRT; translated from the coding sequence ATGAGTTCCAGCGGACCCACACGAGCGGCGGCGTGCCGCACCCGAACGCCGTCGCCGTCGTCACCAGCTGTCCCGGCAACGGGAATCACGGCCTACGGGTGCGAGCAGGACGAGGCCCTTCTCTTCCGGGAAATGGCGCATCGCTTCGGCGTGGTGCCGACCATCACCGAGGAAGCGGTCTCTGAAGCCAATATCGGCCTGGCAGCCGGGAACCGATGTATCAGCGTCAGCCACAAGACACACGTCACCCGTGACACGCTCATCGCGCTGAGCCGCGCCGGTGTGGAATACCTCTCCACACGAAGCATCGGATGCGACCACATCGACGTGAGCTACGCGGAGAGCGTCGGTATCTCCGTCGGAAACGTGACGTATTCACCCGACAGCGTCGCCGACTACACGCTGATGTTGATGCTGATGACGGTGCGCCACGCGAAGGCCACCCTCCGCCGCGCCGATGCCCATGACTACCGGCTGAGTGAGACTCGCGGCAAAGAGCTGCGCGACCTGACGGTCGGGGTGGTCGGCACGGGGCGCATCGGCACAGCGGTCATCGACCGGCTGAGGGGCTTCGGCTGCCGCGTGCTGGCCTACGACAAGCGCCCCCGGACTTCTGCCGACCACGTGCCGATCGACGCGTTGCTCCGGCACAGCGACCTGGTCACGCTCCACACCCCGCTCACCGCGGAAACCCGCCATCTCCTCGATCGCCGGCGTATCGGGCAGATGAAGCACGGCGCGTTCCTCGTCAACACCGGACGAGGGCCGCTCATCGATACCGAAGCCCTTCTTCCGGCGCTGGAGAGCGGCAGATTGGGCGGCGCGGCACTGGACGTCCTCGACGGCGAGGAAAGAATTTTCTACACCGACTGCCGGGACAAGCCCATCGAGAACCGGTCACTGTTGCGCCTGCAAGAGCTGCCGAATGTGTTCATCAGCCCGCACACGGCCTATTACACCGACCACGCGCTGCGCGACACCATCAGAAACAGCCTCATCAACTGCCTCGACTTCGAAAGCGGGAGAACATGA
- a CDS encoding UDP-N-acetylmuramoyl-tripeptide--D-alanyl-D-alanine ligase, which produces MIPLSLGEIAAAVGGTVEGDGAVTVTAPAVLDGRQAEPGGLFVAFAGRHADGHDHAVQAGRAGAVAVLGSRPTALPTVVVEDAKAALQALAAHVVARLREGLTVVGVTGSRGKTSTKDLLAAVLSSAAPTIATIGSLNNELGVPLTMLRSHAATRFLVLEMGVRRIGDIAELTGLVAPDVGVVLNVGRAHLGHLGSRAAIARAKGELVQGLAPGGTAVLSADDPRVAAMRSLTDRPVLTFGRAEHADVRVLDVVLDRLARPSFTLRTAAARAPVALPLVGAHQALNAAAAAAAGLAAGVSLDAAAAALPTVALSKWRLELRDLPGGATLLDDSFNADPDSARAALDALAAIEGKRRIAILGEMLELGAAGEAEHRAVGKYAAVRADMVVAVGSRPLADGAGARAVALPDNAAAVQWLRGRLTAGDVVLVKASRGARLDEVAAALASGPHDVPADRRKDDR; this is translated from the coding sequence GTGATCCCGCTCAGCCTCGGCGAGATCGCCGCAGCCGTCGGCGGAACGGTCGAGGGCGACGGCGCCGTGACGGTGACCGCGCCGGCCGTGCTCGATGGCCGGCAGGCCGAGCCGGGCGGCCTCTTCGTCGCCTTCGCCGGCCGGCACGCCGACGGTCACGACCACGCCGTCCAGGCCGGCCGGGCCGGCGCGGTGGCCGTGCTCGGCTCCCGGCCCACGGCGCTGCCGACCGTCGTCGTCGAGGACGCCAAGGCCGCGTTGCAGGCGCTCGCCGCCCACGTCGTGGCCCGGCTGCGCGAGGGGCTGACCGTCGTGGGGGTGACCGGATCCCGCGGCAAGACCAGCACCAAGGACCTGCTGGCGGCCGTGCTGTCGAGCGCCGCGCCGACGATCGCCACGATCGGCTCGCTCAACAACGAGCTGGGCGTGCCGCTCACCATGCTGCGTTCCCACGCGGCCACCCGGTTCCTCGTCCTTGAGATGGGAGTCCGCCGCATCGGTGACATCGCCGAGCTCACCGGCCTGGTCGCGCCCGACGTCGGTGTCGTCCTCAACGTCGGCCGGGCCCACCTCGGCCATCTCGGATCGCGCGCGGCGATCGCCCGGGCCAAGGGCGAGCTGGTGCAGGGGCTGGCGCCCGGCGGCACCGCGGTCCTGAGCGCCGACGATCCCCGGGTGGCCGCGATGCGCTCGCTCACCGACCGCCCGGTACTGACCTTCGGCCGGGCGGAACACGCCGACGTCCGCGTACTCGACGTGGTGCTGGACCGGCTCGCCCGGCCGTCCTTCACCCTGCGGACCGCCGCCGCCCGGGCTCCGGTCGCGCTGCCGCTCGTGGGCGCGCACCAGGCGCTCAACGCGGCCGCCGCCGCGGCGGCGGGGCTGGCGGCCGGCGTCTCCCTCGATGCGGCCGCGGCGGCGCTGCCCACGGTCGCGCTGTCGAAGTGGCGCTTGGAGCTGCGTGACCTCCCCGGCGGCGCGACGCTGCTCGACGACTCCTTCAACGCCGACCCCGACTCGGCCCGTGCCGCCCTGGACGCGTTGGCGGCGATCGAGGGCAAGCGCCGCATCGCCATCCTCGGCGAGATGCTCGAACTCGGCGCCGCCGGCGAGGCCGAGCACCGCGCCGTCGGGAAGTACGCCGCCGTCCGGGCCGACATGGTGGTCGCGGTCGGCAGCCGGCCGCTCGCCGACGGCGCCGGAGCGCGGGCGGTGGCGCTGCCCGACAACGCCGCGGCCGTCCAGTGGCTGCGCGGTCGGCTCACGGCCGGCGATGTGGTGCTCGTCAAGGCCTCCCGCGGGGCGCGCCTCGACGAGGTCGCCGCCGCGCTCGCCTCCGGACCCCACGATGTGCCCGCGGATCGACGCAAGGACGACAGGTAG
- a CDS encoding lipid II:glycine glycyltransferase FemX has translation MAFRVRTITSGDHVAFNASRPAVSFLQTPAWGSVKSEWGSESLGWFDDRGQLVGAGLVLYRRLPGLRMSLAYLPEGPVIDWASDDLAGWLGPLVDHLKRSGAFAVRIGTTVVARTWSAATIKAAIADPEVTRLSDVPPDTVNDAAARARSQLRRLGWRPPKEEEGFSAGQPRRVFQVPLAGKNEDHLLAGMNQLWRRNIKKAGKAGVIVTQGGVGDLPDFYRVYLETAERDHFIPRPFGYFPAMFEALSAEDKDRIRLYLAHHEGDLVAATIWIRVGEHAWYSYGASATAKREVRGSNAVQWKMITDALAAGCTVYNLRGITDTVDGNDPHLGLIQFKVGTGGEAVEYLGEWDLPLNRLLYKAFEVYMSRRG, from the coding sequence GTGGCTTTTCGGGTACGGACCATCACGTCGGGCGATCACGTCGCGTTCAACGCGTCCCGGCCCGCGGTGAGTTTCCTGCAGACCCCAGCTTGGGGTTCGGTGAAAAGCGAGTGGGGGTCGGAGTCGCTGGGCTGGTTCGACGACCGCGGTCAACTGGTCGGCGCGGGCTTGGTGCTGTATCGGCGGCTGCCCGGGCTCAGGATGTCGCTGGCGTACCTGCCCGAAGGGCCGGTGATCGACTGGGCCTCGGACGATCTGGCCGGCTGGCTCGGCCCGCTGGTGGACCACCTGAAGCGCTCCGGCGCCTTCGCCGTACGCATCGGGACGACGGTGGTGGCCCGCACCTGGAGTGCTGCGACGATCAAGGCGGCGATCGCCGACCCGGAGGTCACCAGGCTCAGCGACGTGCCGCCGGACACTGTCAACGACGCCGCTGCCCGGGCACGCAGCCAGCTCCGGCGGTTGGGCTGGCGCCCGCCGAAAGAAGAAGAAGGATTCTCCGCCGGGCAGCCGCGCCGGGTGTTCCAGGTCCCGTTGGCCGGCAAGAACGAGGATCACCTTCTTGCGGGGATGAACCAGCTCTGGCGGCGCAACATCAAGAAGGCCGGCAAGGCGGGCGTCATCGTGACCCAGGGCGGGGTCGGGGACCTGCCCGACTTCTACCGGGTCTACCTGGAGACCGCGGAACGTGATCACTTCATCCCACGGCCGTTCGGCTACTTCCCGGCCATGTTCGAGGCGCTGTCGGCCGAGGACAAGGACCGGATCCGGCTCTACCTCGCCCACCACGAAGGTGACCTCGTCGCCGCCACCATCTGGATCCGGGTCGGAGAACACGCCTGGTACAGCTATGGCGCCTCCGCCACGGCCAAGCGGGAGGTACGCGGGTCGAACGCCGTGCAGTGGAAGATGATCACTGACGCTCTGGCTGCCGGCTGTACGGTCTACAACCTGCGCGGCATCACCGACACCGTGGACGGGAACGACCCGCACCTGGGCCTGATCCAGTTCAAGGTCGGCACCGGCGGCGAAGCCGTGGAGTATCTCGGCGAATGGGACCTGCCGTTGAACCGCCTGCTCTACAAGGCGTTCGAGGTCTATATGTCCCGTAGAGGCTGA
- a CDS encoding sensor histidine kinase produces the protein MDRRRGLSVRLKLTLSYAGFLVIAGALLLAAVWAFLLRGRSRSLNVPDPSDFLRVFRPNNFGPVVFVPAGIMVLAFLLVFGLVGGWILAGRMLAPLSRITDVTRRVATGPLSHRIRLPGRRDEFRELADSFDAMLAQLEDHVAEQQRFAANASHELRTPLAVTQALLDVARNDPNRDIGELVERLRVVNTRAIDLTEALLLLSRADRRSFTREHVDLSLLAEEATETLLPLAEKHGITIETSGDTSTTAGSPALLLQMTTNLLHNAIGHNLPEQGIVWVNTSVRPNTVVLTVENTGEKLTSQLVPTLTEPFQRGTERIRTGHAGVGLGLAIVKSIARAHDGTLALAPRPAGGLRVTVQLPAASAHTQTDRSVDR, from the coding sequence GTGGATAGGCGCCGGGGATTGAGCGTCCGCCTCAAGCTCACCCTCAGCTACGCCGGATTCCTCGTGATCGCGGGCGCCTTGCTGCTCGCCGCCGTGTGGGCATTCCTTCTGCGTGGACGGTCGCGCAGCCTGAACGTCCCCGATCCGTCCGACTTCCTCCGCGTCTTCCGCCCGAACAATTTCGGCCCCGTCGTCTTCGTACCGGCGGGAATCATGGTGCTGGCGTTCCTGTTGGTGTTCGGTCTCGTGGGCGGCTGGATTCTGGCCGGCCGGATGCTCGCCCCGCTGAGTCGCATCACCGACGTCACCCGCAGGGTGGCGACCGGGCCGCTCTCCCACCGCATTCGCCTGCCGGGCCGCCGGGACGAGTTCCGCGAACTCGCCGACTCCTTCGACGCCATGCTCGCGCAGCTCGAAGACCACGTCGCCGAACAGCAGCGATTCGCCGCCAACGCCTCTCATGAACTGCGCACCCCGCTGGCGGTCACGCAGGCGCTTCTCGACGTGGCCCGCAACGATCCGAACCGCGACATCGGCGAGCTCGTCGAGCGCCTCCGCGTGGTCAACACCCGAGCCATCGACCTCACTGAAGCGTTGCTCCTGCTCAGCCGCGCCGACCGGCGGTCCTTCACCAGGGAACACGTCGACCTGTCCCTCCTGGCGGAAGAAGCCACCGAAACGCTCCTCCCCTTGGCGGAAAAGCACGGCATCACCATAGAAACCTCCGGTGACACGAGCACCACCGCCGGCTCACCGGCGCTCCTGCTCCAGATGACCACGAACCTTCTGCACAATGCGATCGGCCACAACCTGCCTGAACAGGGCATCGTATGGGTGAATACCAGCGTCCGCCCCAACACCGTCGTGCTCACTGTCGAGAACACCGGCGAAAAGCTCACCTCACAACTGGTCCCGACACTCACCGAACCGTTCCAGCGCGGCACCGAACGCATACGCACCGGCCACGCGGGGGTCGGCCTCGGGCTGGCAATCGTCAAAAGCATCGCCCGGGCACACGACGGAACCCTCGCCCTCGCCCCCCGCCCCGCCGGCGGGCTCCGGGTCACGGTGCAACTGCCCGCCGCGTCAGCGCACACACAAACCGACCGATCTGTTGACCGCTGA
- a CDS encoding response regulator transcription factor: MRVLVVEDEPYMAEAIRDGLRLEAIAADIAGDGDTALELLSTNAYAIAVLDRDIPGPTGDEIARHIVASGGGMPILMLTAADRLDDKASGFELGADDYLTKPFDMRELVLRLRALDRRRAHSRPPVREIAGLRVDPFRREVHREGRYVALTRKQFAVLEVLVAAEGGVVSAEELLERAWDENADPFTNAVRITVSALRKRLGEPWLIATVAGVGYRIDTGPDADDRGAGRG; this comes from the coding sequence ATGCGTGTGTTGGTCGTCGAGGACGAGCCCTACATGGCAGAGGCCATCCGCGATGGGCTGCGCCTGGAAGCGATCGCGGCCGACATCGCCGGTGACGGTGATACCGCGCTGGAACTGCTGAGCACCAACGCTTACGCCATCGCCGTCCTGGACCGGGACATCCCCGGCCCGACCGGTGACGAGATCGCCCGGCACATCGTCGCTTCCGGCGGCGGCATGCCGATCCTCATGCTGACCGCCGCCGACCGGCTCGACGACAAGGCCAGCGGGTTCGAGCTCGGCGCCGACGACTACCTCACCAAGCCCTTCGACATGCGGGAACTCGTGCTCAGGCTCAGAGCACTCGACCGCAGGCGCGCCCACAGCAGGCCGCCTGTGCGAGAGATCGCGGGCCTGCGTGTGGATCCGTTCCGCCGCGAGGTCCACCGCGAGGGCCGCTACGTCGCGCTCACCAGGAAGCAGTTCGCCGTGCTCGAAGTCCTCGTCGCCGCCGAAGGCGGTGTCGTCAGCGCGGAGGAGTTGCTGGAGCGGGCGTGGGACGAGAACGCGGACCCGTTCACCAACGCCGTGCGCATCACGGTCTCGGCCCTGCGCAAACGCCTCGGCGAGCCCTGGCTGATCGCCACCGTGGCCGGGGTCGGTTACCGCATCGACACCGGACCGGACGCCGATGACCGGGGAGCGGGGCGTGGATAG
- the vanY-N gene encoding D,D-peptidase/D,D-carboxypeptidase VanY-N encodes MNEPHIVPLRPRDRLFAVLAVLLAVLLLPVAFVRRPRRARELACGWALGLRFPAEDLTGLTDGARAAFTAARAEALWRHGQLIGLTSGYRDPLVQQRLFDEEVRRVGSPAAARTLVLPPAESQHVKGIALDVRPFEGARWLEEHGARYGLHRIYDNEWWHFEYHPGAGRPVGESRGRSAGTGGGGGGVGEGGGDGVGLEHGTRFRARPDAAARPDAAARPGSRRARGGSPARSGT; translated from the coding sequence ATGAACGAACCACACATCGTCCCACTTCGGCCCCGTGACCGGCTGTTCGCCGTACTCGCGGTGCTGCTCGCCGTGCTCCTGCTGCCCGTTGCCTTCGTCCGCCGTCCCCGCCGCGCCCGCGAACTGGCCTGCGGCTGGGCGCTGGGACTCCGGTTTCCCGCCGAGGATCTCACCGGGCTCACCGACGGCGCCAGGGCGGCATTCACGGCCGCACGCGCGGAGGCGCTCTGGCGCCACGGGCAGCTCATCGGCCTCACCTCGGGATACCGCGATCCCCTCGTACAACAACGGTTGTTCGACGAGGAGGTGCGCCGCGTCGGCTCACCGGCCGCGGCCCGGACGCTCGTGCTGCCACCGGCGGAGTCCCAGCATGTCAAGGGCATCGCGCTGGATGTGCGCCCGTTCGAAGGCGCGCGATGGCTTGAGGAACACGGTGCCCGCTACGGCCTCCACCGCATCTACGACAACGAGTGGTGGCACTTCGAATACCACCCGGGCGCCGGCCGGCCGGTGGGTGAAAGCCGTGGCCGCTCAGCAGGGACCGGCGGCGGTGGGGGAGGAGTGGGTGAAGGCGGCGGTGACGGTGTGGGGCTGGAGCACGGCACTCGTTTTCGGGCCCGGCCGGACGCTGCGGCCAGGCCGGATGCGGCGGCCCGGCCGGGGAGCCGACGGGCTCGCGGCGGTTCACCAGCGCGGTCCGGCACTTGA
- a CDS encoding cytochrome P450 → MHDQSPLRAEMWPMSRTCPFSPPPDYARLREHPGLPRVTGPSGRTVFVAARHEDVRAVLGDARFSSDRSHPDFPWMRVGETVFPGFRPSLIEMDPPEHGPARRAVVGEFAARRMRELGPKVQRIVDGLLDEMLAGARPADLVSALAVPMSGLVLCELLGIPTSDRQEFTVSTTVLMAHDSADADRTEAFRFLAAYFDALCATKMTERPEDLLGRLAGHQLFSGDGSRWAMVELCVLLVVAGLETTATMTALGALALLEHPDQLALLTADPGLTPAAVEELLRFFSVAELSLIRRATADVEIGGTLVRANEGVAALAAAANRDPAAFADPDTFDVTRDNRRHLAFGWGPHQCLGKNLARLELRIVLGTLFRRIPALRLATPRDELRYVNGSAFSVSALPVTW, encoded by the coding sequence ATGCACGACCAGAGCCCCCTGCGAGCCGAGATGTGGCCGATGTCCCGGACCTGCCCGTTCTCCCCGCCGCCGGACTACGCCCGCCTGCGCGAGCACCCCGGCCTGCCCAGGGTGACGGGCCCGAGCGGACGCACCGTGTTCGTTGCCGCGCGCCATGAAGACGTCCGCGCCGTGCTCGGCGACGCCCGGTTCAGCTCCGACCGCTCGCACCCGGACTTCCCGTGGATGCGCGTCGGCGAGACCGTGTTCCCCGGCTTCCGGCCCTCGCTGATCGAGATGGACCCACCCGAGCACGGCCCCGCCCGTCGTGCGGTCGTCGGCGAGTTCGCCGCCCGCCGCATGCGGGAACTGGGCCCCAAGGTCCAGCGCATCGTCGACGGTCTGCTCGACGAAATGCTGGCCGGCGCCCGGCCCGCCGACCTGGTGTCCGCGCTGGCCGTGCCGATGTCCGGTCTGGTGCTGTGTGAGCTGCTGGGCATCCCGACCAGTGACCGACAGGAGTTCACCGTCAGTACCACGGTGCTGATGGCCCACGACTCCGCTGATGCGGACCGCACCGAGGCCTTCCGCTTTCTGGCCGCGTATTTCGACGCGCTGTGCGCCACCAAGATGACCGAGCGGCCCGAGGACCTGCTGGGCAGGCTGGCGGGCCACCAGCTCTTCAGCGGTGACGGGAGCCGCTGGGCCATGGTCGAACTGTGCGTACTCCTGGTCGTCGCGGGCCTGGAGACCACCGCCACGATGACCGCACTCGGGGCCCTGGCTCTCCTCGAACACCCCGACCAGCTCGCCCTCCTCACCGCCGACCCGGGCCTGACCCCGGCGGCGGTGGAGGAACTGCTGAGGTTCTTCTCCGTCGCCGAGCTGTCCCTGATCCGCCGCGCCACGGCGGACGTCGAGATCGGCGGCACTCTGGTACGGGCGAATGAGGGCGTCGCCGCCCTGGCCGCCGCCGCCAACCGCGACCCCGCGGCCTTCGCCGACCCGGACACGTTCGATGTCACCAGGGACAACCGCAGGCACCTGGCTTTCGGCTGGGGACCGCACCAGTGCCTCGGCAAGAATCTGGCCCGGCTGGAGCTGCGCATCGTCCTCGGCACTCTGTTCCGGCGCATCCCCGCTCTCCGCCTGGCCACGCCACGCGACGAACTGCGCTACGTCAACGGCTCCGCGTTCTCGGTATCGGCACTCCCGGTCACTTGGTGA